The genomic DNA AACACGGTCGCGCCGCACGTAGAGAAAACAAGCTTTATCAGCCGCTACAGTCAAACTTACTTTTACACCATTACCATCAAAATAAAACGAGTCAATTAAGTCGTTTTCTGCACTAACTTCTCCAAGTTTCTCTTTATTTGATAAATCAGGCAACGCTTCAGGATTTAGTGACGACGTAGCATTATTAACATTAGCTGAGGATAATGAAGGTGTAGGTGAAGGATTCGATTCTATAGCTGAAACTTTATTTTCTTTTTCTGGAGATGAACATCCAACCAGTAAGAATAATCCTATAAATAAATATTTTTTCATAAAAATAAATTTGTATTTATTAACCCAACAGCAGAATATTAATTATTGTTTTCCCTTCAAACGACCTGTTTGATAAAACTCAAGCAGGTTAGGGAAAGCTTTTTGTAGCAACCAGTTCCGCCCAACTTCTGATTCAGGAATATTTGAAGCAGCCATGTAATAACCACTTCTGTAAGCAGCTACACCTAAACAAGCTTGTAGGCTGGATATAGCCCGTGAAGAAGCCGGAATAGCCATCAAATCTTCCAAATGACTAGGATGATAATTTTGCCCTACCAGCAAAAAATAAACTAAAGTATGAACCAACCTGGATAAGACAACTGTTCGGTCTTGCCAACGCTCTAAATAAGACTTAATACAGAAGTAATCAGGTAAATCAGCTGCTTGAGATTCATCAAGGAACAAATCGCTTTGGCTTTCGATAAAATTAGAATCCAGACCTATAAACTGTTTGAGAAAAACAAGGGTTTTGCCCCAACGCTCGTGTTCCTTAGTTTTAGGAGAGAATGCACCTTCTGAATACTGTGAACCATACTTCTCTTGAAGCCGTGCAACTGCCTCTTGATTGATATCATCTTGCCAGTCAGATTCAACAAAAAACTCTTTTAAAATATCTTTCAAATAAATGGATGAAAATTCACTAATATCCGGTGCTTCATCGTCAAAATCATGTTCATAAGTATCAATAAGGAATTTCTCTAATTTGATTTCTAGCTCTTGCTTTCTATTAACTGGCAGTAATGATTTAGCGTCTTCTAATGATAAAGGAAAATCTAAATAAGGATGACCTTTGGCTAAGTAAGAATCACCCAAATCTGCCAAACTTTCAAGCGCAAGAGTCCGGGCAAAATACTCATCTTGTGGGTGTACGCATATCCCCTCTAATTCCTTATCCACCAACATCATAGTAATTGCCAGTAGAGCAAACCATGAAGCATCGTGCAAACAAGTCGGTAAATCAGCAATTAAATCTACTAACTTCAGTTCTAGAATATCTCCCCAAACGCCTATTCTAGCAGTATTAGAAACATCACAAAAATGCTCAACTTCTTCTCCAACAGATGTTTCTCCTAACCACGTAAGATTTTCTACTTGCAAAGGAGAGGAGTAGTCAGGAGTTAGCTGATTTTGGCTGTCTTCATCGAACTGTATCCACATCAAAGCCAAGAGCATCAGCTTACAAATACTTACTCGCTTCAGGAGAAAATATTCAAGCATAGGTCATTACTTGTAATTTTTAGACACATACCACGATAATTGCGATACCACCATAGCACAGGGTAACTTCTCGTTCCTTAGTAAAAACCGCAATGCAATGAGAAACAGGAACAAAAAATAATTCATAAGTATGAATAAGGTGTGCTTTATATAAAACAACTCGTCAAAACAATAAATCCTACAAGAACTAATGCTGACGCAGCAATAGGAGAAATATATAAATCCTCGCGCTATGAACTATATCAACAAAGTCATGCTAGTTGGCAGATGTGGACAAGAACCTGACCTAAAATTTTTCGAGTCGGGTGCAGTTAAGGCTTCAATCTCTATTGCAGTAAGACCACCCTACAGAAGTGAGCAAGCCCTTTGGTTTGATTTAGTCGCTTGGGGAAATCAAGCAGAAGTGATTGGAAATTACGTTCGTAAGGGAACTCAGATTGCAATTACTGGCGAGTTTGGATTTGATCGTTGGGCTGATAAAAATTCTGGCACTATGCGGCAAAAGCCTGTAATCACAATCAACGCTATCGAATTATTGGGTTCACCTCGTAGGGAAGAATCTACATCTACTTCTACACCAAACGAAACACAGGCTGTAGCTAACGCGAATTTCTAGGAAATTACAAATCGCCTATGCAGTATAAATCGTAGGCGATAAACCATCTAATCAATCTACAAACCAAACGACCATGATTCATAATACTGCAACTATTAATCTTAAGTCAGTGAACACAACCCACGACAAAGAAGGTTCCTTGATTGCTTTTGGGATTGCTGAATTCTACTATCGTTCCAAGGAAGGAGTCGTTACTGACGAGATACCATTCCGTTCCAAGGGCGCACCTGCTGTCGTCATCAACGAACAGGGGGAAGGCGTACATGGTACAGCAGAAGGATATCTTGATTTAGTAATAGATAACAGGGGTGAGTACAAAGAAAAGATTGCCACATTCGTAATTAGAAATTTTATCTCAGCACAACCTATTAACGAACTCACCCAAGTTAGCAAAAACTCTCACTCGCCTGAAACTCCCGATTTTGCCAAGGAACTACTCGAAGATAACGTTACTTCGACAAATGAAGACCTAGACGAAGAACCTCCATTTTAGAACCAATTAACTGAATAATGCTAGTGCAGACAGGTTTACTTGTTGGTCTTAGCATTATTTTTTTTACAAAAATCCAGAATAAAAATCCACTGTTTGGTAGAATCGCTGACATGGATTTAAAAAATCGCTTCAGCAACATATGTCATCAACCAAAATAATCGCAACTTTTAATCAG from Chlorogloeopsis sp. ULAP01 includes the following:
- the ssb gene encoding single-stranded DNA-binding protein encodes the protein MNYINKVMLVGRCGQEPDLKFFESGAVKASISIAVRPPYRSEQALWFDLVAWGNQAEVIGNYVRKGTQIAITGEFGFDRWADKNSGTMRQKPVITINAIELLGSPRREESTSTSTPNETQAVANANF